One Oryza sativa Japonica Group chromosome 8, ASM3414082v1 DNA window includes the following coding sequences:
- the LOC4345439 gene encoding 2-methylene-furan-3-one reductase: MQSLLSSSVLANPCTTGSPLFPPTAAKLAAAASVPVAAAARSGAIAAVSRRSASGGRCVVAAASSSSPAVTTAEAGEVPATMKAWAYDDYGDGSVLKLNDAAAVPDIADDQVLVRVAAAALNPVDAKRRAGKFKATDSPLPTVPGYDVAGVVVKAGRKVKGLKEGDEVYGNISEKALEGPKQSGSLAEYTAVEEKLLALKPKSLGFAQAAGLPLAIETAHEGLERAGFSAGKSILILGGAGGVGSLAIQLAKHVYGASKVAATASTPKLELLKSLGADVAIDYTKENFEDLPDKYDVVLDAVGQGEKAVKVVKEGGSVVVLTGAVVPPGFRFVVTSDGSVLEKLNPYLESGKVKPLVDPKGPFAFSQVVEAFSYLETGRATGKVVISPIP, encoded by the exons atgcaatccctcctctcctcctcggtgCTCGCCAACCCATGCACCACCGGCTCCCCGCTCTTCCCGCCGACCGCTGCtaagctcgccgccgctgcctcggtcccggtggccgcggcggcgaggagtggCGCCATTGCTGCCGTGTCGAGGAGATCGGCCAGTGGCGGCCGGTGCGTGGTGGCggctgcgtcgtcgtcgtccccggcgGTGACCAcggcggaggccggcgaggtGCCCGCGACGATGAAGGCGTGGGCGTACGACGATTACGGGGACGGCAGCGTGCTCAAGCTCAacgacgccgcggcggtgcCGGACATCGCCGACGACCAGGTGCTggtgcgcgtcgccgccgccgcgctcaacCCCGTCGACGCCAAGCGCCGCGCCGGCAAGTTCAAGGCCACCGACTCCCCTCTCCCG ACGGTGCCGGGGTACGACGTGGCCGGCGTGGTGGTGAAGGCCGGGAGGAAGGTGAAGGGGCTGAAGGAAGGGGACGAGGTGTACGGCAACATCAGCGAGAAGGCGCTGGAGGGGCCCAAGCAGTCGGGGTCGCTGGCGGAGTACACCGCCGTGGAGGAGAAGCTGCTGGCGCTCAAGCCCAAGAGCCTCGGCTTCGCGCAGGCCGCCGGGCTGCCGCTCGCCATCGAGACCGCCCACGAGGGCCTCGAGCGCGCCGGCTTCTCCGCCGGCAAGTCCATCCTcatcctcggcggcgccggcggcgtcggctccCTCGCCATCCAG CTGGCCAAGCACGTGTACGGCGCGTccaaggtggcggcgacggcgagcacgcCCAAGCTGGAGCTCCTCAAGAGCCTcggcgccgacgtcgccatcgaCTACACCAAGGAGAACTTCGAGGACCTGCCGGACAAGTACGACGtcgtcctcgacgccgtcg GCCAGGGCGAGAAGGCCGTCAAGGTGGTGAAGGAAGGGGGCAGCGTGGTGGTGCTCACCGGCGCCGTCGTGCCGCCGGGGTTCCGGTTCGTGGTCACCTCCGACGGGTCGGTGTTGGAGAAGCTCAACCCATACCTGGAGTCCGGGAAGGTGAAGCCGCTGGTGGACCCCAAGGGGCCATTCGCCTTCTCACAGGTTGTGGAGGCCTTCTCCTACCTCGAGACAGGGAGAGCCACCGGGAAAGTTGTCATCTCACCCATTCCATGA